One Deltaproteobacteria bacterium HGW-Deltaproteobacteria-2 genomic window carries:
- a CDS encoding ABC transporter ATP-binding protein: MKSEVLMKAENIILKRGGVTVLDIPELHVRQGRILALIGPNGAGKSTLLLMMAGLLKPQQGKIYFQGLPLETRADLAMLRRHVSVVFQEPLLLNNSVFENVALGLKFRKIKNEEIKTRVQSALDYFGISQLEKRSARALSGGEAKRVSLARAFAIKPQIILLDEAFNSLDPPSRETIIDDLKRILEETKITAVLALHDREETLRLAQDVSVMNSGKIVQSGTTAEIFNQPDSEFVANFVGTETILEGTVKSCSVGNIVVSVYGKEIAAIGDCSIGQKVYCCLRPENITVSSQVQSKISARNIFEAKVTKIIRQGFFNKLILDCGFPLVAYVTITSCEDLGITQGATVVASFKATSVHVINKNGYL; encoded by the coding sequence ATGAAATCCGAAGTTCTGATGAAGGCGGAAAATATAATTTTAAAGCGCGGCGGCGTGACCGTGTTGGATATTCCTGAATTGCATGTGCGACAGGGCAGGATTCTGGCGCTGATCGGTCCCAACGGCGCAGGGAAATCGACACTGCTTTTAATGATGGCCGGTTTATTAAAACCTCAGCAGGGGAAGATTTATTTTCAGGGTTTGCCCCTGGAAACGAGAGCGGATCTGGCAATGCTGCGCCGTCATGTGTCTGTCGTTTTTCAGGAGCCATTGCTTTTGAATAATTCCGTTTTTGAAAATGTGGCGCTGGGCTTGAAGTTTCGCAAAATAAAAAATGAGGAAATAAAAACCAGGGTTCAAAGTGCTTTGGATTATTTCGGAATAAGCCAGTTGGAAAAAAGATCGGCTCGGGCACTTTCCGGAGGAGAAGCAAAAAGGGTTTCGCTGGCCAGGGCGTTTGCCATCAAACCTCAAATCATATTGCTTGACGAAGCATTCAACTCGCTTGATCCGCCATCCAGAGAAACCATTATTGACGATTTAAAGCGGATATTGGAAGAAACGAAAATCACGGCGGTGCTGGCTCTGCACGACAGGGAAGAAACGTTGCGTCTGGCGCAGGATGTCAGTGTCATGAACAGCGGTAAAATCGTGCAGTCAGGAACTACCGCCGAAATATTTAATCAGCCGGATTCGGAGTTTGTGGCCAATTTTGTCGGTACGGAAACAATACTGGAGGGAACGGTGAAAAGCTGTTCGGTGGGGAATATCGTTGTTTCAGTTTATGGAAAGGAAATAGCGGCCATAGGCGATTGTTCCATCGGACAAAAGGTTTACTGCTGTTTGAGGCCGGAGAATATTACTGTATCCAGCCAAGTTCAGAGTAAAATAAGCGCGCGCAATATCTTTGAAGCAAAAGTAACCAAAATTATCCGCCAGGGATTTTTTAATAAACTGATTCTCGACTGTGGATTCCCTCTGGTCGCATACGTTACAATAACTTCCTGCGAAGATTTAGGCATAACTCAAGGGGCTACCGTAGTCGCTTCCTTCAAGGCAACATCCGTTCATGTCATCAATAAAAACGGTTATTTATAA
- a CDS encoding tungstate transporter permease, whose protein sequence is MDLIVQGIIKAFELIITFDPEVLGITWLSLKISGTATFISLFIGVSIGTAVALNNFFGKRFVISLINTGMGLPPVVVGLFVTMLIWRSGPFGFLEILYTPYAMIIAQAIIATPIVMGISLASIQNLPPNLRLQILSLGASRLQMVWILIKEAKLPLLAAVMAGFGGVISEVGASIMVGGNIKGYSRVLTTATVMETGKGNFDIAIALGIILLILAFIINALLTQLQQRQHPR, encoded by the coding sequence GTGGATTTAATTGTTCAGGGAATCATAAAAGCTTTTGAGTTAATTATTACTTTTGATCCTGAAGTATTGGGAATAACGTGGCTGTCTTTGAAAATATCAGGGACAGCCACGTTTATCAGCCTTTTTATCGGGGTTTCCATTGGCACGGCCGTCGCTTTAAACAATTTTTTCGGAAAAAGATTTGTTATCAGTCTAATCAATACTGGTATGGGTCTGCCGCCGGTGGTTGTCGGTCTTTTCGTTACGATGCTGATCTGGCGCAGTGGCCCTTTCGGATTTCTGGAAATCCTCTATACTCCCTATGCCATGATTATTGCGCAGGCGATTATCGCCACACCGATTGTCATGGGGATATCTCTGGCCTCCATTCAAAACCTGCCGCCGAATCTGCGTCTGCAAATTTTGTCTCTGGGCGCAAGCCGTTTGCAGATGGTGTGGATATTGATTAAAGAAGCGAAACTGCCACTTCTGGCGGCGGTCATGGCGGGTTTCGGTGGCGTTATTTCCGAAGTCGGCGCTTCCATCATGGTCGGTGGTAACATTAAAGGATATTCGCGGGTGCTTACCACAGCCACGGTTATGGAAACCGGCAAGGGAAATTTTGATATTGCCATCGCGTTGGGCATTATTCTTTTAATCCTCGCCTTTATTATCAACGCTCTGCTTACACAACTACAGCAAAGGCAGCATCCCCGATGA
- a CDS encoding tungsten ABC transporter substrate-binding protein, which translates to MFRSSKVIITLMLAALLFAFGTSNVFAAKAAPKQKNIILATTTSTQDTGLLDVLIPIFEKKTGYFVKTIAVGSGQAMKMGEKGEADVMLVHSPDAEKKFVADGFGINRQLVMHNDFIIVGPGTDPAKIKGVKSSAEALKMVAKAEGLFLSRGDNSGTHAKEKVLWKKAEVTPAGQKWYQETGLGMGQTLNVAAEKKGYTLTDRGTYLSLKKNLGLDILVEGDAALLNIYHVIEVNSAKWPKANAAGAKAFADFMVSQNTQKIIKTFGVDKYGSPLFFSDAGKKVEDLGK; encoded by the coding sequence CGCGTTCGGAACGTCAAACGTTTTTGCAGCGAAAGCCGCGCCCAAACAAAAGAATATCATTCTGGCGACCACAACAAGTACTCAGGACACGGGTCTGCTCGATGTTTTGATTCCCATTTTTGAAAAGAAGACAGGTTACTTTGTAAAGACGATTGCCGTGGGCTCCGGTCAGGCCATGAAGATGGGGGAAAAAGGCGAGGCGGATGTAATGCTGGTTCATTCACCGGATGCTGAAAAGAAATTTGTTGCTGATGGTTTTGGTATAAACAGACAACTGGTTATGCATAATGATTTCATTATCGTCGGACCAGGCACAGATCCGGCCAAGATCAAGGGCGTGAAGTCTTCGGCTGAAGCTCTTAAAATGGTCGCTAAAGCGGAAGGTTTGTTTTTATCGCGCGGAGATAACTCGGGAACACACGCCAAAGAAAAAGTTTTATGGAAAAAAGCAGAAGTAACTCCTGCCGGACAAAAATGGTATCAGGAAACCGGATTGGGAATGGGACAGACTTTAAATGTTGCCGCGGAGAAAAAAGGTTATACGCTGACTGATCGCGGAACTTATTTGTCTTTGAAGAAAAATCTGGGATTGGATATACTGGTAGAAGGTGATGCTGCTCTTCTTAACATTTATCATGTGATTGAAGTCAACAGCGCCAAATGGCCCAAAGCCAATGCCGCCGGAGCCAAAGCATTTGCCGATTTCATGGTTTCCCAAAATACTCAGAAGATCATTAAGACCTTCGGTGTTGATAAATACGGCTCTCCGTTATTCTTCTCCGATGCCGGAAAGAAAGTTGAAGATTTGGGTAAATAA